The following are encoded together in the Conger conger chromosome 11, fConCon1.1, whole genome shotgun sequence genome:
- the LOC133139969 gene encoding P2Y purinoceptor 2-like, translated as MSNSIVCPPHKLHPSLPWLMVVFYLGGFLLNGLSLFLFCSRAMKWNSGVVLQFNLAISDMLVTPAAPFIVLSFMWDDWPFGVFLCQLRVLLVSVHVYGGICFLTLISIHRCFTVARHRGTSQSRMANPQYVQRLCLAVWVGLLLQGLPLFGLVGTWVDGTDNTTKCMNIRQPNMRAQFAYNLAELVVGVLLPFCIFGACYAWLGIFLSRVKAQGADMKGHAARVIAACMFIFTLCYVPLYVTRTVGLTVAFFHPSQCALLSRIQDWFYASVTISTANCCLDPLLYCFSSRRFRQALGETLPNVRKVRILRSRQSAEREECADKPNSKVDTGTSDRVL; from the coding sequence ATGTCCAACAGTATAGTTTGCCCTCCCCATAAGctgcacccctccctcccctggctGATGGTGGTCTTCTACCTGGGCGGCTTCCTGCTCAACGGTCTGAGCTTGTTTCTGTTTTGCTCTCGGGCCATGAAGTGGAACTCGGGCGTGGTGCTGCAGTTTAACCTGGCCATAAGCGACATGCTGGTGACCCCGGCCGCCCCGTTCATAGTGCTCTCCTTCATGTGGGACGACTGGCCGTTTGGGGTGTTCCTGTGCCAGCTCAGGGTGCTCCTGGTCAGCGTGCACGTGTACGGAGGCATCTGCTTCCTGACGCTCATCAGCATTCACCGCTGTTTCACCGTGGCCCGGCACCGGGGCACCTCCCAGTCTCGCATGGCCAACCCTCAGTACGTCCAGCGGCTGTGCCTGGCCGTGTGGGTGGGGCTTCTGCTCCAGGGCCTGCCCCTCTTTGGGCTGGTGGGTACCTGGGTGGACGGCACGGACAACACCACCAAGTGCATGAACATCCGCCAGCCCAACATGAGGGCGCAGTTCGCCTATAACCTGGCTGAGCTGGTGGTCGGCGTGCTGCTGCCGTTCTGCATTTTCGGGGCCTGCTACGCCTGGCTGGGCATCTTCCTGTCCCGGGTGAAGGCCCAGGGGGCGGACATGAAAGGCCACGCTGCCCGGGTCATCGCCGCCTGCATGTTCATCTTCACGCTCTGCTACGTGCCGCTGTACGTCACGCGCACAGTGGGCCTGACCGTGGCCTTCTTTCACCCTAGCCAGTGTGCGCTGCTGAGTCGCATCCAGGACTGGTTCTACGCCAGCGTCACCATCTCCACCGCCAACTGCTGCCTGGACCCACTGCTCTACTGCTTCTCCTCCCGCCGTTTTCGGCAGGCCCTGGGCGAGACGCTGCCCAACGTGAGGAAGGTCAGAATACTGCGGAGCCGGCAGAGcgcagagagggaggagtgcgCCGACAAACCAAACAGCAAAGTAGATACAGGAACATCAGATAGGGTTCTGTAG